The DNA window CCTCCCAATCCTAGTCCTAATCCTGCGCGAATCCTATCTGTGGGCAGCACGGTTTTAACCGGCATCTGCGGTCGCTTTATGCCCGACGGTTTCGGTAGCCGGGATTCCATCGCCAACTGGGTTGTGCCTAACTTAGAATATACGTCTGCCTCCTTGCAACCGcttttttcaattaattttgcGTTGTTGATATTCAGACAAGCGACGCCGTCGATTCCCGCCGTTATTTTTGATTGCAGGGATGCACTGGGGCAGTGTGACCATTTGACGGGAGCGTACGGCGTTGCCAGCCAGGACGACTTCCAGTTTGTCAATCAGATGTTTTCAGTGCTGCAGCTTTGGCCCTCGGGCACAAATTTTCCCCTTGACTCGTGCTTCCCGTAGGTTTTCGGCGCGTGAAACTCACCCAAACGGGTGTGAAATACAGTGGCTGTTGCATTCGAACCGTTCATTTTGCGGAAAAGTCGCGGTGGACAGTTTAACAGCCTGAAGAGTGAAGTTTTGTGCGCAGCACGAGTGGCGTTGCCGGACGGTTGCGGCAATCCGGGGCGAACTTCTTGAAAGcgttttgctttctttttgcGAGCTTGTGCGGTGCGGAGGAAGGCCGCGCTATTCTGAAATTTATTCGTTGCCTCGAAAAAGCTGTGGAAATTGCGTTCCAGTTGGAAAGTCGTTGCGTGATCGGGTCGTTGCCAGACCGGCCTCAGGTCTCACGCGACCATCTCTAGTTTGTTTTCGTTCGGTTTGGAAAAGGCTCGTTCATATCGAACTGATTTTGTGAATTTAAAATTGGCTTCCCTCACGTCCGCCAATCCCCCCGAGATGTCGGGGCAGGCGGAGCTCAAGGAGCTGGGCATGTTCGAGCTGCGTCCGCTGATCACCAACATCAGCTGCAAGCTGTCCGCGGTGACAGCGGGGCTGGACGAAAAGCGCCAGTTCCTATGCCTCGTTTCTGAGGAAAACGAGATCCTGCTGCGCTACATCAGCGCCGCCTCCGGCCAGGAGGTGGTCAAGATGATATCCTGGTTCCGCAACCGCGTCATCCACGACGTCTGCTTCGATCCGGCGGGCGTTTGGCTGCTGGTGCTATGTAAGTTTCAGCGTACGAGAGGGCATgagcaccacccacttttttgtgttgggtgggtggttgcTGTGGTGGTGCTGCTAAAATTACTTTGCCcccatgtgtgcgtgtgtggttATTGATTTTCTGCTGCCTCCcctttgttttgatttaacGATCGAACGGAGCCCTTACTTAAACACCACTTATCCACTGCTCCATCAACAGGTTTTGACAACACACTGCACATCGTGCCCGCCCTGGCGTTGGTGGATAAGGCCCATGGACTGGCCGCCTGCTCGCTCTACAGCACCACTCAGGTCACCTCCTACATCATCCCCTTTGTGGGCCCCCACGAGTGTCCCAACTCCAAGAAGTGCCCCAATCACTCCACCGGTCTGGAAGAGTCCACGGCGGAGCCGGTTGATCAGTTGGCTGAGAACCTAGAGAAGGTCAGGTTGCAGGAGGGCGAGGAGGACGAGCCTCTTGGCCACGACCTGCCCGAGCACATGCTGATGCGAAACAGCGGAACTGAGGAAGCAGTGCAGCcactgccgcagcagcagcagcatgcgATCGATGCCACCGGCAATAGCCAGGTGATGGCAGCCTCCTTTATGGCGTCCAAGACCTGCCCCTTTCCCTTGTCCGTCGTCTGGTGGAAGACCAACAGCGGACAGAATAGGGCCATTATCGGCTACTCGGATGGCTCCATCTGCTTTGTGGGCCTGAGCCCCAACTGCCCCATGATTGCGAGCACTGCCATCGAAAACGGATCTGTGATGCGCCTGGTTATCTGCAAAGATAAAGCCTACGATGGCGTTATGCTGCTGGTAAGGATCTAACCTACTAATATTTTCCAGATGATAGAATATGGTTTACCGCCTTTCAGATAACTTCCTCCCTTAAGCAGCAGTACAAACTTCTGTTGGAGCAAAAGGCAATCAAGTACGTCTATCCCGGAGACAGTTCCCCGACAACCCGCGAGGGCGCCTGGCAGATCGTGATGTCCGTGCAGGAGAATCATCAGAGTGCGGCGACAGGCGCCCGACAAAGCAATAGTTCCGATCCGGCCTCGGACAGTAGCCAACTGGAAGAGGATGTGTTCGCGCCTCCGTCCAGCGATGATGTGGTATGCAGTGGTCCAGCAGCAGCCAGCTCAGACCCGTCCACTGCTCCGGCATCCGCAGAGGCAGCCACTGCAGACGTGCCTCCACCACCGGCGCCGCCTTCGTACAGTGAGGCAGTGGCCAGGCAATCCGGCGACCAAGGGGGCGTTcgcttccagcaacaacagctgccAGCGGGCAGCATGGATGGCATTCTGCCCGCCACGAGAGCCCGCCTGGCTTCGCTCAAGAGTCTGGGATCGAAGAAGCTGCAGGCCATCAAGATGCGACTCTCCGATCAGCGGCAAAAGTTCGATGAATGTGCGTAAGCTGATGTAACAAGATATTCGTTTTTCTACTCCCTTCTTTAACATATTATCTCGCCTACATTGTGtttatatttgttaatttaatGGCCGTTTTATTgtgtattttatattttttattggtgTGCAGTTTTAAGAGAACTGTTGCATCTTTTGAAGCGTCGCTTGCGTGGTGAGTTTGCACAACTCTCACACTTGACAGACCAAGTAGAAACAGCTCTAGACTTGCAATCCTAGGTAATGGTTCCAAAAGTAATCCATCCCCTTTGTTCCAGTTATGCCGGACTCCACGATGGGCTCGTTTGCAATCATGGACTCGCCGTCGGTTACGCCGGAGCCCCTGGGCACCACCTCCGGATCCTTTTACAACATACAGAACTTGCGCAGCACCTTTCTGCTGAGTGCCCTGCACAGCAATAGCCACAGCTTGACCGTGCACAGCATCGACATCAGCCTGAAGCCGCTGTTCGTTTACAAGATACCCAAGCACACCCAGGAAATACTCATTAGCTCCAACATACTCTACGGCATACACTACGTGGACCTGCACTGTCGCAGCGATTCGGGTACCTTCACGGCGGCATCGTTGCAGGACGACCAGCTGGTCGCGAACACGGAAAAGGAGAACCGCGACGCGGACATTGAGAAGATGGATCAGGCGGATGTGAGTGCCCAGAAGAGCGATTCGACGAGCGCAACCACCACGGCCACCTCGAGCCTGGATCAAAGCGACATGCCCAGTACTGCCATCAATGCCGTGTCCGTGATCAGCAGCGCAATGGCCTCCCTGCATACCTCCGACGAAGATGTGAGTTCAAATCGCTTTCAAAGATCTGTACGAGTAAGAGTCCCTAATAAACACTCTTTTGGTTTCGGCAGCGCTTCAATAATCTGGCTCAGCTAGGTCTCTTCCGCTTCGAGAATGAAACTGTGCTGCACTTATATCAGATGGCACAGTATCGCAATCCCGCCGCCGAACCAGAGACGCTTACCAAAGAGGAGAAGGCCAAGGCTTTTGAGCTGAAGGATATCCACACGCCCATGGACTACATCCAATTCTACGAGACGGCGGATGTTAGCAGTGAGTTTTCTCTGCGCCAAATGGAGATTATGCAGTCCGAGTTTCCGAAAATTAACTACGATCCATGCTATGTGATCACCAATAAGAATGTCTACACCATACAGCTGAAGTAAGTTTTGAATTCGTGGCACGTTGAAAAACGCTTACTGAATTGGAAATACTTTTTGCAGAAAGGAGCCTTTCGAATTGTTCCTGGATGCTGCGTTGCAGAACGAGTTTAACCAGTGCCGCGACTTCTGCAACACCTTCGACCTCTCCTTCGAGCAGTGTATCGAGTTTGCCGGAGATTACCTGCTCAGGCGGAAGAAGATCACTCAGGCTCTGCTCACGTACAACAAAGCGCGGGTGAAACCGATACGCACAGCCTTGAAACTGGCCATGTATGGACACACCTACGCTCTAATGCAGCTGAGTGCTATGGCCCTGAAGTCCACATATCTGCTTCGCTCGCGGTACTTGGGTCATCCGCTACTCAAGGGTATTTTGGGAGACATTACGTATCGTCACTCGGAGGATGTCCGTGTGATCTTGCCAGAGAAACATGAGCAGGAGGATGTGATCAGCGGCGTCTTCTGTAGCGATTATCATTATGGCGTGGACGAGTCAATTAGCGCGCTTCAGATGTCGCCTTCTTCGCAGTTCCATTTGGCCAACTTGTTGCTCATCACGTTGGCCGAGAAGGCAGTGAACGATAAGAACTATATTCCGCTGTGGTAGGTGCATAAGAGCTTGCTGTTCGAACCCAGTGTAACTATTATTTTGTTGCAGGAACTTTCTGGTGACCAATAACAAATATCACACCAACATGACGAGCATTGTTCTCTGTCAGAGTGGACTCTTCTCGTCGGCCATTATACTGGCTAAGATACGGGGCGTATGCCTGGATACTTTCAATGCCCTGATCAGCGTGGTGGCACAGGAGTTTGGATGGTACAACGAGCTGAACGTCTGCCTGTACAACCTGAGCGAGAATATATTTTTGGAGACAATAACTTACTTGCCGCATATTTCCATGGATTACTTTGCTTTCATTCAGGAGAAGTTGCATCATATAAGACCGTGTGTGTTGGAGGTAAGGACCATTTTTCTATATCTTCCACAGTTTACTTACGTAAAACAACTATCTTTCAGCGCCTGTCAAAGCAACTGAATCCTTTTTCGCCCGCTCTGAGACCCATTGTGTCCCATAATAGTGACTGCTCCGTGTCAAACGATAACAATCCGCAGTTGTTTGAGTTCTGCAAGAGTCTaattgaaacctatctggcAGTGCTTATCCATATGGAATCCCAGCGAGTGAAGCATGACTCTATTGTAAATGCTTTATCGAATTTCCGTATCAACTATGAAGACAATCAGGCAAGTATTTAAGCCATATTCCAATCATTCCCCATATCTAATCTGATGGAAATCCTTTAGTTCGCCATTGAATCATCACGCTTCAAACCGATCTCAGCTGGTTGTGCCTACTGCGCCTGTGTTGTCGATGGTATCGCCTATTTCTGGGGTTCCAGCGGCATTCCCAGCTATTACAGTGCTCAGAAGTCCACGGGTTCGTTCGATGATCTATAAATATTCAGTTGGTATCTAttaaaacctttttttttcagAGCCGCCTGAGCCCGCGCACGCCGTAAAAAGTCTAGATCTCCTCTCCCAGCTCAATTTGCAGGTGCACGCTATCAAGTGCGGTCGTCAGCACACACTTATTCTGACTAATAATGGCGTAGGTTTTTCAAACACGATACCCAATGGCCTCTGCATTAACTGACTGTGCTATTTGCAGCTCTATTCCCTGGGAAACAATAACCTTTGCCAACTGGGCATAGGGCGCCACATGCAGATGGCCTTGCAGCCGATGCTGGTGACGGCATTGGACAGCATGAACATAACGATGCTCGAGGCGGGACAATATCATAATGCGGCTGTGGCCGATGGGAAGCTCTATATGTGGGGGTGAGTGAAGAAACCCTGCCTAGTGAACTTTGTTGTTAATGGTCCACTTGCAGATGGGGCATCTATGGGCAGCTTGGACAGGGAAGCTGCGAGAATATAGCTACTCCACAACTAGTCagttttttcaaatttaaggTGCGTCATTTAATCCACATGCACTACTTTGTAGTATTGCTACATTGATACATGCTTCTCAATGTTGCAgaaaattttacaaatatcGCTAGGGCATGCGCACACCTTGGTGCTGTGTGGAGCACCCAACAGCCACATGGAGGCTAACCACTGCGGCAACGAGCTCTTCGTGTTCGGCTCCAATCACTTTGGCCAGCTGGGCACCGGCAATAGTGACCATGGCGACACCAAGACGAACCTGCCTGTGCGCCTGGAAGTGGGCGGCTGCAGCCTAAGACTGATACACACCAAATTTTTTACCAATGTAAGTTCAGCAAATAGAAGTCGGATCCCAGCTACATTCTTACATTCCCCACAGTTAGCTGTAGACGAACAGGATCGTCTGTTCACTTGGGGAAGCTCGCCGCAGGCCTTGCGCCTGGCCAATCAGATCAAGCGGCGTGCCAATGCCAAGCAGAAAATGGAGGAGAATCAGCAGCGGGAGCTGTTGAGCAAGCAACTGGAGGCTACCCTGCTGCCGGCACCCCATCCGAGCACCAGCACTCTGGTGGAGCCCACCACATCCTATGCGGCGGTGGTGGCCGGATCCACTCCGAAGTCCAGCGCCAGCGACACCAAAGATTGCCAGGACGTGCAGAACGATGCTGCGCCATCAGACGCTACGGAAACAATTGCACCGGCGTCTGCAAAAGCGGCGCCACCACCAGTGCCCGTGGCTTCTCCGCCAGTTCTTGTCCCAGAACCGGATCCCACGGAGCACCTGACGCCCCATCTAGTGGACACCAGCGAGGTGGCAGGACGAATCCTGCAGGTAATTTAAGACAGAGTGCAGCCATGGCttgctttttaatttgtaatcTCCTTTTTATAGATCTCCAGTGGTTTGTTCCACTTCTGCCTGATCTCGTCCAGCTGCACGCTATACACGTGGGGCAAGAACCTG is part of the Drosophila sechellia strain sech25 chromosome 3R, ASM438219v1, whole genome shotgun sequence genome and encodes:
- the LOC6612750 gene encoding uncharacterized protein LOC6612750; protein product: MSGQAELKELGMFELRPLITNISCKLSAVTAGLDEKRQFLCLVSEENEILLRYISAASGQEVVKMISWFRNRVIHDVCFDPAGVWLLVLCFDNTLHIVPALALVDKAHGLAACSLYSTTQVTSYIIPFVGPHECPNSKKCPNHSTGLEESTAEPVDQLAENLEKVRLQEGEEDEPLGHDLPEHMLMRNSGTEEAVQPLPQQQQHAIDATGNSQVMAASFMASKTCPFPLSVVWWKTNSGQNRAIIGYSDGSICFVGLSPNCPMIASTAIENGSVMRLVICKDKAYDGVMLLITSSLKQQYKLLLEQKAIKYVYPGDSSPTTREGAWQIVMSVQENHQSAATGARQSNSSDPASDSSQLEEDVFAPPSSDDVVCSGPAAASSDPSTAPASAEAATADVPPPPAPPSYSEAVARQSGDQGGVRFQQQQLPAGSMDGILPATRARLASLKSLGSKKLQAIKMRLSDQRQKFDEFMPDSTMGSFAIMDSPSVTPEPLGTTSGSFYNIQNLRSTFLLSALHSNSHSLTVHSIDISLKPLFVYKIPKHTQEILISSNILYGIHYVDLHCRSDSGTFTAASLQDDQLVANTEKENRDADIEKMDQADVSAQKSDSTSATTTATSSLDQSDMPSTAINAVSVISSAMASLHTSDEDRFNNLAQLGLFRFENETVLHLYQMAQYRNPAAEPETLTKEEKAKAFELKDIHTPMDYIQFYETADVSSEFSLRQMEIMQSEFPKINYDPCYVITNKNVYTIQLKKEPFELFLDAALQNEFNQCRDFCNTFDLSFEQCIEFAGDYLLRRKKITQALLTYNKARVKPIRTALKLAMYGHTYALMQLSAMALKSTYLLRSRYLGHPLLKGILGDITYRHSEDVRVILPEKHEQEDVISGVFCSDYHYGVDESISALQMSPSSQFHLANLLLITLAEKAVNDKNYIPLWNFLVTNNKYHTNMTSIVLCQSGLFSSAIILAKIRGVCLDTFNALISVVAQEFGWYNELNVCLYNLSENIFLETITYLPHISMDYFAFIQEKLHHIRPCVLERLSKQLNPFSPALRPIVSHNSDCSVSNDNNPQLFEFCKSLIETYLAVLIHMESQRVKHDSIVNALSNFRINYEDNQFAIESSRFKPISAGCAYCACVVDGIAYFWGSSGIPSYYSAQKSTEPPEPAHAVKSLDLLSQLNLQVHAIKCGRQHTLILTNNGLYSLGNNNLCQLGIGRHMQMALQPMLVTALDSMNITMLEAGQYHNAAVADGKLYMWGWGIYGQLGQGSCENIATPQLVSFFKFKKILQISLGHAHTLVLCGAPNSHMEANHCGNELFVFGSNHFGQLGTGNSDHGDTKTNLPVRLEVGGCSLRLIHTKFFTNLAVDEQDRLFTWGSSPQALRLANQIKRRANAKQKMEENQQRELLSKQLEATLLPAPHPSTSTLVEPTTSYAAVVAGSTPKSSASDTKDCQDVQNDAAPSDATETIAPASAKAAPPPVPVASPPVLVPEPDPTEHLTPHLVDTSEVAGRILQISSGLFHFCLISSSCTLYTWGKNLEHQLGTEDKDRRAVLKPSPIDSIERPMYVDCGSDFTLVMTTDHIVRAFGGNSNGQCGRDLGPSIERMRQRVVCLPATKRLVRFESQCVEVPVEINLPRPRIRLDQDPVRYLKVMPPYQPHFLQPANISFDQHCSVGTPNYKSSTEHAATGQDSDDMLSSLENLSQNDASFSYNAPVLGDAHSSLDMDYTPEEQSYVPLPEQAVGSGMPANAEQLLGRDDDDGSTYTQSTEEMGESSLQQLRHYIHYCLYAFHGLYNPDKIGECARPNRNEYRIRICMLNFRFVEAFRLCLQSCGSAQRTLKLFEYFSKDTGYVPLRRTDLKHLIYHLCLHFLERKFDMLECERFFMGDLDYYLLELAYVFYFNNNNSTLEQNLNQKFKQLIAAADSNQAATSAGQELEQLQDTDVIFDSFTVKFKTILCQRLLSYSDCEAAN